GCCGGCGGGGACGCCGGGAAGAAGATCGTGCGGCCGTACGGGGACACGACGGGCGACGGCATGGTGCAGGTGTCGTTCACGTTGCCGGTGTCGCACGACAAGCGGGCCGAGGGCGCGGCGGTGCAGTTGGCGAACAAGATGGGCATCGATCCGGCGATGTTGGTGCACGCCAAGCCGATGAGCGACGGGTTCACGTTCTTCGTGGTGTACGGGCGGGTGAACCATCTGGTGGACCTGTCGGCGGTGCAGGTGGTGGAGCGTGACTTTCCGCTGCTGAGCGCCAAGGAGGTCAACGCGGTGGTGAAGCGGCGGTTGCGGCGCAAGTTGTCGGTGGTGGGGGCGTGCATCGGTACGGACGCGCACACGGTCGGCATCGACGCGATCCTCAACGTCAAGGGCATCGCCGGGGAGAAGGGCCTGGAGTACTACCGGGAGTTGAAGGTCACGAACCTGGGTGCGCAGGTGAGCGTGCCGGAGTTGGTGGAGGCGGCGCGGGTGGAGCGCGCGGACGCGGTGCTGGTGTCGCAGGTGGTGACGCAGCGCGACGCGCATCTGCACAACACGCGGGAGATGTCGGCGGCGTTCCGGGAGGCGATGCCGGCGGGGCGTCGGCCGTTGCTGATCGTGGGTGGGCCGCGTTTCGACGAGTCGATGGCCGGCGAGTTGGGTGTGGATCGGATCTTCGGCCGGGGGACCACCCCGGGTGAGGTGGCGAGTTTCCTGGTGCACGCGTTGATCACGGACAAGAGGGCGAAGGCATGAGTGATTCCCGGGTGGGTCTGACGGTCGTGCACCGGCGGTATGTGCCGTATTCGCACGCCCACTACGCCGGCAACCTGGTCGACGGGGCGTACGCGTTGGGGTTGTTCGGGGACGTGGCCACGGAGGTGTGTATCCGCACCGACGGCGACGAGGGGCTGTTCGCGTCGTATTCGGACGTGCAGTTCCGGGCGGCGATGCGGGCGGGTGACGTGTTGGAGGTGACGGCGACGGTGACCCGGGTGGGCACGCGCAGCCGCACGATCGACTTCGCCGCGAGGGTGGTGTGCCGGGGGCGCCCGGATCGGGGTGAGTCGGCGGCGGAGGTGCTCGACGAGCCGATCGTGGCGGTCACCGCGACCGGCACGGTGGTCGTTCCGCCGGTGGCGTGAGGTACGCGGTCTGCGCCGACGTCGGGTCCACGTACACGAAGGTGGCGGTGGTGGATCTCGACGCGGGCGCGTTGGTGGCGTCGGCGTCGGCGCCGACGACGGTGGGCACGGACGTGCTGCACGGCCTGGACGCGGCGGTGGCGGCGGCCACCGCCGGCCTGGCGGTGGGTCGGGTGCCGTGGTACGTGTGCTCGTCGGCCGGTGGTGGGTTGCGCCTGGCGGTCGTGGGCTACGAGCGTCTGGTGACGGCGCAGGCGGGCCGGCGGGTGGGTCTGTCGGCGGGCGCGGACGTGGTGCACGTGGCGGCGGGTCGGCTCGGTGCGGCGGAGCTGGCCGGGTTGCGGGCGGCCCGCCCGGACGTGGTGCTGCTGGTGGGCGGCACCGACGGCGGTGACGCCGAGACGTTGACGCACAACGCGACGCGGCTGGCGAGGGCGCGCTGGCGGGTGCCGGTGGTGTTGGCGGGCAACGCCGACGTCCGCGACGACCTGCACGGGGTGCTGGCGGGGGCGCGGGTGCCGGTGACGGCGGCCGACAACGTGTTGCCGCGCATCGGGGTGTTGGCGCCGGCGTCGGCGCGGGCGGCGATCCGGGAGGTGTTCCTGCGGCACGTGATCGGTGGGAAGCGGCTGTCGCGGGGGTCGCGGTTCGCGCGGCTGGTGCGGGCGGCCACCCCCGACGCGGTGCTGACCGGCGTGGAGGTGCTGGCCGACACGCTGGGTGGTGATCTGGTGGTGGTGGATGTGGGTGGCGCCACCACGGACGTGTATTCGGTGCTCACGCCGGACGAGCGGGCCACCGGGCCGGGGCGGGAGGTGGCGGGGTCGCTGTGGCGGGCCCGTACCGTCGAGGGGGACCTGGGCATGCGGTGGAGCGCGCCGGGGGTGGTGCGGGCGGCCGTCGAGGAGCGGTTGCTGACCGACGGGCAGGGCGACGACCTGGCGGCGGGGGCGGCGGTGCGCGCCGGCGATCCGGGGTTCCTGCCGGCGGGGGCCGCGGAGCGTGCGGTGGACGCCCGGATCGCGGCCCTGGCGGCGACGGTGGCGTTGCGGCGGCACGCGCGGGGGGCGGCCACGGGTGAGCGGGCCGGGCGGGACCTGCGCGACGTGCGGCTGCTGGTGGGTTCCGGTGGGGTGCTGCGGCACGCCGCGCCGGCGGACGCGGCGGGTGTGCTGGGTGCGGTGCTGGCCGATTACGCCGGTGGGTGGCCGTTGCCGCGGGCGGCGCGGCCGGTCGTCGACGTGGACTACGTGTTGGCCGCCGGTGGGTTGCTGGCCGCCGAGCATCCGGCGGCGGCGGGGGCGTTGCTGCGGCGGCACCTCGCCACGGATTGAGACTCGCCGACGCGACACGCCGTGGTGCATCACACGACAGGCCCGGGTGGGTTGACAGCGGCGGGGGTCCACGCCGTACCGTCTTTGAGTCCTACTACGGGAAGCGGCTGTTGTTCGCTTCGTCCCTTCGTCCGCTGGCCGAGCGACATTGTGAGCAGTGCGTCGCGGCGGCCAGGTCCAGCGGGCGGGGGTCGGCGGGGCGGCGCGAACCGGCCGCGGTTACCGGTGTACGGGCAGGGTGAGGTGCACGGCCAGTAGACAACGGCCAGGCGGGGGCAGCCAGTCCGCGTCGGGTCGGTCCGAAGGTCGGCGCAGCTCATTCTCGCCCCACCGGCCGGGAAGGGCCTGGGAGCATCGGGGCGCGGCGCGAGCCGCGCCCCGATTTGTGTCCGAGCCTCCTTCGGTTCGAGGTCGGCGGACGGAATTCGCCCGCAAGGGCCGTGACGGGTCGTGACGTCCGGGCGGGCGGGGCGGCAACGATGCCGGCGGGTAGCCTTCGGCCCGTGATCGTGGGGAAGGTGCCGGCGCCGACCGGGGACGACAGCGGGCCACCTGCCGGGCGGGCGGGTGTGCCACGGGCGCTGCCGTTGCCGGTGGCCGCGCCGATGGCGGTGGTGGCCGGGCTGGCGTTGCTGGCGGCGTTCCCGCCGTACGGGCTGTGGCCGCTCGCGCCGCTGGGGGTGGCGTTGCTGGCCGCGGCGACGCACCGCCGCCGGGTACGCGCGGGCGCCGGGTTGGGTCTGCTGACCGGGGTGGCGTTGTTCGCGCCGCTGCTGAGCTGGACGAATCTGCACACCGGCTACCTGCCGTGGGTGTTGCTGTCGCTGTTGCAGGCCGGCTACCTGGCGTTGCTGGGCGCGGCGGGCGCGTACGCCTCGCCGCTGGTCGACCGGGTGCGGTGGACTTGGCCGGCGGTGACCGGGGTGTTGTGGGTGGGGCAGGAGGCGCTGCGCGACCGCACTCCGTTCGGCGGGTTCCCGTGGGGGCGGCTGGCGTTCAGCCAGGACGGCTCGCCGCTGCTGCGGCTGGCCGCGTGGGGTGGCGCGCCGCTGGTGACGTTCGTGGTGGCGCTGACCGGTGGGCTGCTGGTCGCGGCGCTGTGGCGGCCGTGGGGCGGGCGCCGGCGCTGGTGGGTGCCGGTGGCCGGGTTGGCGGCCGGGGCGGTCGCGGTGCCCGTGGTGGGGCTGCTGGTGCCGGTGTCCGGTGCGGGGGGCGGCGACGCGGTGACGGTGGCGATCGTGCAGGGCAACGTGCCCCGGCTCGGGTTGGACTTCAACGCCCAGCGGCAGGCGGTGCTGAACAACCACGTCGACGCCACGATCGAGCTGGCCGGGCAGGTGTCCGCCGGTGTGCGGCCCCGCCCCGACCTGGTGGTGTGGCCGGAGAACTCCAGCGACATCGACCCGCTGCGCGACACCGACGCCGGGGCGCGCATCTCGCAGGCCGCCGACGCGGTCGGCGCCCCGATCCTGGTCGGTGCGGTGCTGCGCGGCCCCGAGGAGGGGCAGGTGCGCAACGCGGGGATCCTGTGGCGGCCCGGCAGCGGCCCGGACCTGGAGCAGCTGTACACCAAGCGGCATCCGGTGCCGTTCGCCGAGTACGTGCCGATGCGTGATCTGGCCCGGATGGTCAGCAAGCAGGTCGACCGGGTCCGCGCCGACTTCGTGCCGGGCAGCGAGCCGGGGGTGCTGCGTACGGGGGCGGCGGTGCTCGGCGACGTGATCTGTTTCGAGGTCGCCTACGACGAGGTGGTGCGTGACACCGTCACGGGCGGGGCGCAGTTGCTGGTGGTGCAGACCAACAACGCCACGTTCGACGTGGCCGAGGCGCGTCAGCAGTTGGCCATGGTGCGGCTGCGGGCGGTCGAGCACGGCCGGCCGGCGTTGATGGCCTCCACGGTCGGGGTGTCCGGGTTCGTTGCCCCGGACGGGCGGGTAAGCGACGCCACCGGGTTCAACACCCGAGCGGTCGTGGTGCGGCAGCTGCGGCTGGACGACGGGCGCACCCTGGCCACGCGGGTCGGGTTGTGGCCGGAGGTGGCGCTGGCCACCCTGGCCGTGGTGGCCCTGGTCGGCGCGGGCGTGCTGCGCCGCCGGCCGCACGCCGGGTGACACCAGCCGGTACGCCGGCGGAGGGGGAGCGACGGTGGGCGAGACGACCGGCACCCGGACGGAAACCGGTCATCCGGGGGTGGGTCGGGTGCTCGTGGTGATCCCGACCTACAACGAGGCCGACAACGTGGCGCGGATCGTGGCGCGGGTGCGTCGCGCCGCGCCGGCGGTGGAGGTCCTGGTCGCCGACGACAACAGCCCGGACGGCACCGGTGCGGTGGCCGACGCCCTGGCCGGCGACGACCGTCGGGTGCATGTGCTGCATCGCGAGGGCAAGCAGGGCCTCGGCGCGGCCTACCTGGCGGGGTTCGCGTGGGCCCGCGAGCGCGGCTTCGACGCGGTGGTGGAGATGGACGCCGACGGTTCGCACGCCCCGGAGGACCTGCCCGCGTTGCTGTCCGCCGCCCGCGACGCCGACGTGGTGATCGGTTCCCGGTGGATCGCGGGGGCGCGGGTGGTGAACTGGCCGCTGCGGCGGCTGCTGTTGTCGCGCTGCGGCAACCTGTACGCGCGGCTGGTGTTGGGCATGCCGTTGTCCGACGCGACCGGCGGCTACCGGGTGTACCGGCTGGCGGCCCTGGACGAGATCGACCTGGCGTCGGTCTGCTCGCAGGGCTACTCGTTCCAGGTGGAGTTGTCCCGGCTGGCGCACCGGTCCGGGGCGCGCATCGTCGAGGTGCCGATCACGTTCGCCGAGCGGGAGCGCGGCAGCAGCAAGATGAGCCCGCTGATCGTGGCGGAGGCGTTGTGGCGGATCACGGCGTGGGGGGTGCAGGACCGGCGGCTGGCGGTGCGGCGGGGCCTGCACGGTACCCCCACCGGTCAGGTGCGGTGGCCCTGAGCGGCGGCGTGTCATGCTGGACGGGGCGCCGGCGCCCGCGCGGGGTGGCCCCGCCGCAGGCGCCGCTGATGGCGAATGGGGTGAGATGCGCCGAGGACTGAGGTTTGTGCCGTTGGCCC
The nucleotide sequence above comes from Micromonospora sp. M71_S20. Encoded proteins:
- a CDS encoding OAM dimerization domain-containing protein, with translation MSAVEAGGDAGKKIVRPYGDTTGDGMVQVSFTLPVSHDKRAEGAAVQLANKMGIDPAMLVHAKPMSDGFTFFVVYGRVNHLVDLSAVQVVERDFPLLSAKEVNAVVKRRLRRKLSVVGACIGTDAHTVGIDAILNVKGIAGEKGLEYYRELKVTNLGAQVSVPELVEAARVERADAVLVSQVVTQRDAHLHNTREMSAAFREAMPAGRRPLLIVGGPRFDESMAGELGVDRIFGRGTTPGEVASFLVHALITDKRAKA
- a CDS encoding hotdog domain-containing protein, which translates into the protein MSDSRVGLTVVHRRYVPYSHAHYAGNLVDGAYALGLFGDVATEVCIRTDGDEGLFASYSDVQFRAAMRAGDVLEVTATVTRVGTRSRTIDFAARVVCRGRPDRGESAAEVLDEPIVAVTATGTVVVPPVA
- a CDS encoding glutamate mutase L; amino-acid sequence: MRYAVCADVGSTYTKVAVVDLDAGALVASASAPTTVGTDVLHGLDAAVAAATAGLAVGRVPWYVCSSAGGGLRLAVVGYERLVTAQAGRRVGLSAGADVVHVAAGRLGAAELAGLRAARPDVVLLVGGTDGGDAETLTHNATRLARARWRVPVVLAGNADVRDDLHGVLAGARVPVTAADNVLPRIGVLAPASARAAIREVFLRHVIGGKRLSRGSRFARLVRAATPDAVLTGVEVLADTLGGDLVVVDVGGATTDVYSVLTPDERATGPGREVAGSLWRARTVEGDLGMRWSAPGVVRAAVEERLLTDGQGDDLAAGAAVRAGDPGFLPAGAAERAVDARIAALAATVALRRHARGAATGERAGRDLRDVRLLVGSGGVLRHAAPADAAGVLGAVLADYAGGWPLPRAARPVVDVDYVLAAGGLLAAEHPAAAGALLRRHLATD
- a CDS encoding polyprenol monophosphomannose synthase, encoding MGETTGTRTETGHPGVGRVLVVIPTYNEADNVARIVARVRRAAPAVEVLVADDNSPDGTGAVADALAGDDRRVHVLHREGKQGLGAAYLAGFAWARERGFDAVVEMDADGSHAPEDLPALLSAARDADVVIGSRWIAGARVVNWPLRRLLLSRCGNLYARLVLGMPLSDATGGYRVYRLAALDEIDLASVCSQGYSFQVELSRLAHRSGARIVEVPITFAERERGSSKMSPLIVAEALWRITAWGVQDRRLAVRRGLHGTPTGQVRWP